The region TGGGCCCCAGAACTCTGACCACATGGAGTTCAAAGGGCAAGAAGAGGGCtcctgggagaggagagaaggcaaAAAAAGGAACAATTTGTTGCAAAATCCAACCAGTTGACCCTGGACCTGGTGGGCGAGGGGCTGGGAGCCCCGACACTGAGTGCAAACATTTtcctccctgcccccgcccctaGAGCAGGGAGGCTCAGGACATCAGCCCCTCCTGTGTCTCTGCCTTCTGTCAACAAGCCCCCCAAACAATGAAGGGCCCCAAAACATTCTCTGGCCCCCAGCACAGAACAGAGGCCCAGGAAGCAAAAGTGACCTGTGTGTCTCTGAAGACAGCCTGTGAGAGTCAAGCCACTGCCCATGACGTGGGGCACTTGGTCTGGGGTTTGTTACACCACACAAAGCTGCCCAAGCACACGCAGGGGGGAGATACCTACaaactcccccaccccatcctgtcaCCCGGTGCGGGAGTGGGTACCCCGGCCTCAGGACTGTGTGTGGGCAACCCCTGCGTATCAGCGGTCACTagggagggaggctgggtggggtggggcttgTCCACCCCCTCCAGGCAGTCTACCCTTTCCCTAAGGACTCCCTTGACCAGAGCAGAGGACAAAGTTCACTGCCACCCTTTCTGatccacgccaggcctcccagaagAAGGGCAGGGGGTGAGAGACGGGTTCCCTACTCCCGTGGGCCCGTAGGTGGCCCAACTCGTATCAATCCAGGGACCCCACCAAAGCTATTCTGAGCCAAGACCTGACCCAGCCTGCTACCAGCCTCAGGAAGGATGGGAGCTGTGGGCACAGAGAGGGGGAGAGACGGAGGGCAGCCAGTAGCTGATCCTCCATAGACCCTGTAATAACAATGGCACCAAACCCCAGCGGGTCCAGTGGCCATGGTGAATGCAATGAGTCTTTGTCCTTATTTTTTGTAAGCAGCATCAGTGTGTGATGCGACACAAGTGGGAAGCACGGAGGTAGACACGCTCACTCACCCCAGAAAGGGTGCAGTTTGGTCCTTAGAGTATGGACCCCACCCTGCAGCTGAGAGGAGCAGGGTGGGACTGAGGAAGACCCTGGGTGAGTTTCTCCCTCAGAGGAGGGCCACTGGGCAGTCCCCAGGTGCCCAGCTCTGTCTGGGAATCAATTCATGGCCACAGATTCAGGTAGGAATGAGGAGTGTGGGTGGGGAGGACAGGGCCTCCCCAGATCTCCTGCTGATCTCAAGGGGCACAGGGTGGACACAAGGAAacaacatgcatacacatacacacacacacacacacacacacacacacacacacacacacacacacacacacacacacacacagattgcaTCTATCATCTGGATGAAAAACAACAGACACAGCCCGGGAACAGGGGACTCCGGGTCAATTTCAAGGTGTGGGACACCGGCCACCAGCCACAGCCTAAAAGCAGCTGTCCCATCCAGCCTCCTGCCTGGGTCCCCCTCCTCCACTCTCCTCTACAAGGGAGCAGAATcagaaggaggtgggagaagcAAGAGGCAGAGGCgccaggctcctggaggctggaaCTCAGAATGGGTGTGGAGAACAGAGCCTGGCGACTTTCCTCCTTCTTTCAGTAGCTGGCTCCCTCCAAGCAGTCTTGACCCAAAGGGCTCAGAGGGGCGCGTTGGCCCTCAGCCCCGTTAACAGATGATCTAGGCTAGGTTACGAAAGGTCAGAGGACAAGGAGCTGGGTTTCCCAACCCCAAAGGAAACCCCCAGACCCCTCAATTCTGGGAAGCCACAGCCAGGGTGTTGACATAGCCATGGGCGCACCCCTCGTCCTCGGAGACGCAGTGGCCCAGTTGGGGGGCTCCGGGCGCCGGCGGGGCGGAGGGCGGAGCACCATAGCCGGACCTGGCCCGACTAGGGGACGCCGGCAGCCCCTGGTCCCAGCAGCCCTCCAGGGCCTCCAGGCCGCGGCAGCCGAGGAAGAAGAGGTTCTTGAGCATGAAGACGGAGAGCGGCTGCTGGTAGCTCAGGGCCAGCAGGCAGCGCAGCGCCAGCAAGGGCGCATCCACCAGGCAGCTGCCCAGGAGGCGCAGGAGACAGCTGCAGCCGCCCGGCCGCGAGGCCCGGGCCCGGGGCGAAGCGGCGGCGTGGAGCTCGTAGAGCCAGAGCACCGGCGATGCGAGCGCGAGGAAGTAGACGGCGAGGAGCAGGTAGCGCAGGTGTGCGGGCAGCGGCGCGCGGCCGTCCAGCATCAGCTCCACCAGCGCgaagctgtccagcaggtccagGCACGTGCCCAGGAAGCAGCCGGCGGCGCGGTGCCGCTGCGGCTGCAGGAGCAGGGGGCCCGCGGAGCCGGGGGCGGCACCCGCCTCGCCGATGGCCCGCACCAGGCAGTAGAGCAGCGGCGCCGAAAGCGCCATGGTGAGGCGGAAGCCCGTGGTGCCGAAGGGCGCGCGCAGTTCGATGAGGTCCAGGATGGACGTGCCCAGGATGAGCACCACCTTGGGCGTGAAGGCGATGGAGTAGATGAGCCAGGCCAGGTAGGCGAAAGCGAACTCGCCGGCCGCCCCGACCGGCCCCGCCGGCCCCGGGCCACTCGCGCCCCCGCGCGCGCCGCGCGCCTTGGCGCCCGCAGCCCCGGCGGGGGCGGCCGGCAGGTGCAGGGGCGCGGCGTGCGGGTGATGCGGGTGGTGGGCGTGTGCGCCGCCCCGACGGCTCCGGCTGTTCTTGGCGAAGAAGATGGCCCAGCCCGCCGCCACCACCAGGTCGGTGGCCACCCAGGAGCACCAGTACAGGTCCGTGACGGCGATGAGGTACACGTCCAGCAGGCCGCCTTGCGCCAGCAGCAGCGCCACGGACAGCGCCTGGTAGCCCCAGCGGCAGCCCGAGCCAGAGAAGCAGCCGCGGCGCCCACCCCCGCGGCCCGAACGGGCCCGGCGCCCGCAGCAACCGCAGCACGAACGGCAggaggggccggggccggggccggggccgcccGCACCCCCGACGGCCCCGGCCACGACGCCCGCGCCCAGGTCAGCGGCGGTCATGCTGCGCGCGGAGGTGGGCGTGGAGGCGCGGGAGGCGGCGGGGGTCCCCGGGGGCTCGGCGGACACCAGCGGCCTGCTGATGCTGGCGGTCTCGTCGTCGTCCTCCCGCTCGGCGCCCGCGCTGCTGTCGCTGCTGCTGCCGGTGCCGCCGCTGCTGCCCGAGCCGCTCCGGCCGCGCAGGAACCGGGGCTGCCgccgggctgggggcggggccgcgcgGGGGGCGCCGGGCGCGGGGCGCATTGTCCTCggctccctcccgcctccccggCCGGAGCCGCGCGCCGGAGCCGAGCCCCGCGGCCGGGCGCGCGCGGTGACGGCGGCGGTGACGGCGCGCGGGGCGGCCCAGCCAggagctgggggcggggcagggagacCGGGATTGGATtcggggctgggagggggagaTCCGGGCCGCCGGGTCGGCGGGAAGAAGGGGAGAGGCTGCTGGGCGCGGAAGTGGCGGGGTGCTGGGAGGACGCTGCCTTGGATCCCGTGGGGACGCAGGGGCGCCCCGTAGGAACGCGGGGGCGAGATGGGGAAGTGATCGCGAGGTCCTACCCGCTGAACCCCTGGGCTTTAGGGACCGAGTGGCCTTGGTCTCAGTGTAGACCGTGCTTGCGAGCAACCAGTCTCGGACCTCTGCAGGCACCAGGGCAGATTTGGCCTCTGCTTGCTCCAGTGCCCTCTCCACTCTCCACTGGGCCACCCTGCCTCTCCCTAAGGCCCTTAAAAAGCCACGGGAAGAGTCAGGCCATTACCGATTACAAGGACCATAAATAGATGTATATTTCTACATACTTATGTCCCTTGGTATGTCTACATACTTATGTCACTTAGTTCAGTGGGCACCCTGGGGGAGGTACCAATCTGCAGTGGCGGGAGCAGCTCTCTGAATACAAAGGCTGGGAAGAAAGCAGCAGAAAGATGATGGTTTGTGTGGCCCTAGTCAAGCTGGCACTGGGTATTCTCTGAGGTTCTTAAGGCAGGAATGGGAATCAATGGGAAGAGGTAACTacagagcaaaaataaagaaacaccTAGAGGTACAGGAGCATCGATGGACACAAAGGACCACAGCAGTGATGCTGAACGCTATAGCCAGGCAGTGGATAGAGCTCTGTCCCTCCAGTCCACAGGTGGATGTGGGGTTTCACAGCacacccccagcacacacacattctgtgTCCAGTCCTCATGTGAGCCCAAGAGATGTGGCAGGGGAGCTGAGCCCTTGGTTGGTGGGCTCAGCTCTACCACTGGGCCTGTGTGGTCTTATTTCATCTCTCCGAGCCTCAAATTATCCAATTGCAAAAGGGGACCAACATTTGCCTTCCCAGGCTGTTGTATTAGGAGGTCATGAGCTGGGTGGGTTTGGCGCAATTCGTGGTGCAGAATGTGTGAAAGGTAAGTGGTGTCATCATTACAACTGCTCATGTCTCCACCCTTGGGGACACCTACCAGCTCAGGCCACTCTTGATTGTTTTCTGGGCTGGATCCCTTCCCGAGACCTCACTGGGAGCTCTGCTGCCCGACAgctctggggttctccaggcgccAGGGAGCCGAGCGGTTCTTGTTGGGAACAGCGGTCCTTGGAGCTGGGCACAGGCTTCACGGCATGAGAGATTTAGCCCTGCCAGCTGGCACTGAGGCCACCCACCCGGGGCAGTGGGGGGGGGCACTCGTGAGTGTCACAGCAGGTCCAGGTGAAAAAGCAGGCTGGGGAGCTGCCAACTGCTAATGGGAGTGATTACAGCCGAGCTCCCAGCCTCCCCCCAGGGAGAACACCAGCCAGCAGCTAACCTGAAAACTGGCCTATAATTCCTGCTCAAGTCAACCaagcaggagaagaagcagaGACGCTGACGAAGGCAAAGAACCGGGCTCCTGAGCAAACACTGATGGCTCTGTCCTCACCCCAGCCCAGGCCTGCTACTCTCACCCAGACCTCCTCCCGCCAGCCCCCCGAGGATAGGTCTCCTTCCTGGGAACTTGAGTCGTACCAGGTCTTTGAAGTTATCCTTGGATTTCTAGGGAATGGACTCCAATCACTCAGAGTAACTTCTGAATGAGATTCTTTAGCCCCATTTCTTTCAGGTCTGAGGCCCTGAATATAAAGGTCTCAGAAAAGAAGGATGAGAAATCAGGGCACATGATGGAGTATGCCAATGGTCTGAGTACCAGAGGGTCCTCGGTTTTGCAGTGGGTTATGTCTGATCTGTGTACACACTCaaacacgcacatgcacacagagaGCCTTCGCTTCAGCCTAGGAGAAGCTTGACAAAGATGTGGCTGGGATGAAAAGAAGGAAGTTAAGAACTTCTCATGTAAAAATTGAGTGCAAACATCCCACAAGGACCTGGAAACGGGAAGACACACTCGCCaagcagctcccaggctcccagggtctcTGCTTACGTCTCACGTACAATACCCGGGGACAGAGACAGAGGGACAGCACTTTGCTCCC is a window of Muntiacus reevesi chromosome 1, mMunRee1.1, whole genome shotgun sequence DNA encoding:
- the TMEM121B gene encoding transmembrane protein 121B, translated to MNGLIISAMFHGEKRMKMEQAAILGLREVWWANEDVGWELEVWEQSAVPLSLSPGIVRETPGVQRVGPRDHFPISPPRSYGAPLRPHGIQGSVLPAPRHFRAQQPLPFFPPTRRPGSPPPSPESNPGLPAPPPAPGWAAPRAVTAAVTARARPRGSAPARGSGRGGGREPRTMRPAPGAPRAAPPPARRQPRFLRGRSGSGSSGGTGSSSDSSAGAEREDDDETASISRPLVSAEPPGTPAASRASTPTSARSMTAADLGAGVVAGAVGGAGGPGPGPGPSCRSCCGCCGRRARSGRGGGRRGCFSGSGCRWGYQALSVALLLAQGGLLDVYLIAVTDLYWCSWVATDLVVAAGWAIFFAKNSRSRRGGAHAHHPHHPHAAPLHLPAAPAGAAGAKARGARGGASGPGPAGPVGAAGEFAFAYLAWLIYSIAFTPKVVLILGTSILDLIELRAPFGTTGFRLTMALSAPLLYCLVRAIGEAGAAPGSAGPLLLQPQRHRAAGCFLGTCLDLLDSFALVELMLDGRAPLPAHLRYLLLAVYFLALASPVLWLYELHAAASPRARASRPGGCSCLLRLLGSCLVDAPLLALRCLLALSYQQPLSVFMLKNLFFLGCRGLEALEGCWDQGLPASPSRARSGYGAPPSAPPAPGAPQLGHCVSEDEGCAHGYVNTLAVASQN